A portion of the Thermoflexus hugenholtzii JAD2 genome contains these proteins:
- a CDS encoding SDH family Clp fold serine proteinase produces MSVFDLFWIFLIFSTMFPALQRRLLEEARTRLIRQIERRRGTRLITMIHRQETIGFFGLPISRYIDIEDSEQVLRAIRLTPPDMPIDLILHTPGGLVLAAEQIAQALVRHPAKVTVFIPHYAMSGGTLIALAADEIVMDENAVLGPVDPQLGQYPAASILKVVETKPLAHIEDHTLILADIARKAMAQVRSTVIELLTANGMEEERAAAIAEALSSGRWTHDYPISVREAQALGLPVRVGLPEEIYHLMEMFPQATPRRPSVEYIPMPYRHEGPGPRPTAGR; encoded by the coding sequence ATGAGCGTCTTCGACCTGTTCTGGATCTTCCTGATCTTCAGCACCATGTTCCCGGCCTTGCAGCGGCGCCTGCTGGAAGAGGCCCGCACGCGGCTCATCCGTCAGATTGAGCGCCGACGAGGGACCCGGCTCATCACCATGATCCATCGCCAGGAGACCATCGGGTTCTTCGGTCTCCCGATCTCCCGCTACATCGATATCGAGGACTCTGAGCAGGTGCTGCGGGCCATCCGCCTGACCCCTCCCGACATGCCCATCGATCTCATCCTCCACACACCGGGCGGGCTGGTCTTGGCCGCCGAGCAGATCGCCCAGGCCCTGGTGCGGCACCCGGCGAAGGTCACCGTCTTCATCCCCCACTATGCCATGTCGGGCGGGACGCTGATCGCCCTGGCCGCCGATGAGATCGTGATGGATGAGAACGCCGTCCTGGGGCCGGTGGACCCCCAGCTGGGCCAGTATCCCGCGGCCTCTATCCTGAAGGTCGTGGAGACCAAGCCCCTGGCCCACATCGAGGATCACACCCTGATCTTGGCGGATATCGCCCGCAAGGCGATGGCCCAGGTCCGCTCCACGGTGATCGAGCTGCTCACCGCCAACGGTATGGAGGAAGAGCGGGCGGCGGCCATCGCCGAGGCCTTAAGCAGCGGTCGCTGGACCCACGATTACCCCATCTCGGTGCGGGAGGCTCAGGCCCTGGGCCTGCCCGTCCGGGTGGGTCTGCCGGAGGAGATCTACCACCTGATGGAGATGTTCCCCCAGGCCACCCCGCGACGGCCTTCGGTGGAATACATCCCCATGCCCTACCGCCATGAGGGGCCCGGCCCTCGCCCGACTGCCGGCCGCTGA
- a CDS encoding response regulator gives MTRILVIDDDLELLQMIRLMLEQDGYEVFTTADGADGIAKTRQLQPDLVILDLMMPEVDGFQVLQAIRNDPIVSDTPVLVLTARAQPVDREAALAARADDYLAKPVSHKELRDRIRELLNRRRRAGEAGHVVLFLGLRGGTGTTTLAVNTALALARSGPTVLWDASLNSGHAGLHLRLAPRSSWLDWWESGRSPVELENYLMAHPSGLRLLPAPLVPPTGMLDETQVGPTLDLLRERFVFVVVDGPATLLPIGLAFCRLADALFLVMSPEVGALQTTVMTLRALQGVGISMERVQVVLNHAAGPGTLTPQAIERALGRPLLLTIPFDPHQATALVQGTPLILSHPSGPVASAVQRLVGQIVSAVRPL, from the coding sequence ATGACTCGGATCCTGGTGATCGATGATGATCTCGAGTTGTTGCAGATGATCCGCCTGATGCTGGAGCAGGACGGATACGAGGTGTTCACCACCGCCGATGGGGCGGATGGGATCGCCAAGACGCGCCAGCTGCAGCCGGATCTGGTCATCCTGGATCTGATGATGCCGGAGGTTGACGGCTTCCAGGTGCTCCAGGCCATCCGCAACGATCCGATCGTCAGTGACACGCCGGTCCTGGTGCTCACCGCCCGGGCGCAGCCGGTGGATCGGGAGGCTGCCCTGGCTGCCCGAGCGGATGATTACCTGGCCAAGCCGGTCTCCCATAAGGAGCTCCGGGATCGAATCCGGGAGCTCCTGAACCGACGCCGGCGTGCGGGTGAGGCGGGGCATGTGGTGCTCTTCCTGGGCCTGCGCGGGGGGACGGGGACGACCACCCTGGCGGTTAACACCGCGCTGGCCCTGGCTCGGAGCGGCCCCACGGTGCTGTGGGACGCGAGCCTGAACTCCGGACACGCCGGGTTGCATCTGCGGCTGGCCCCTCGCTCCTCCTGGCTGGACTGGTGGGAGAGCGGGCGGTCGCCCGTCGAGCTGGAAAACTACCTGATGGCGCATCCCAGCGGGCTCCGCCTGCTCCCGGCTCCTCTGGTGCCTCCGACCGGGATGCTGGATGAGACTCAGGTGGGGCCGACACTGGATCTGCTGCGCGAGCGGTTCGTCTTTGTGGTGGTCGATGGCCCGGCCACCCTGCTGCCCATCGGCCTGGCCTTCTGCCGGCTGGCGGATGCGCTCTTCTTGGTGATGAGCCCCGAGGTGGGGGCGCTGCAAACGACCGTGATGACCCTACGGGCCCTGCAAGGGGTGGGGATCTCGATGGAGCGGGTTCAGGTGGTGCTGAATCACGCCGCCGGTCCGGGCACCCTGACCCCTCAGGCCATCGAACGGGCGCTGGGCCGCCCGCTCCTCCTGACCATTCCCTTCGATCCCCACCAGGCCACCGCTCTGGTCCAGGGGACGCCCCTGATCCTCAGCCATCCCAGCGGGCCCGTGGCCAGCGCGGTCCAGCGCCTGGTCGGTCAGATCGTCTCCGCCGTGCGCCCGTTGTAG
- the pdxT gene encoding pyridoxal 5'-phosphate synthase glutaminase subunit PdxT gives MRIGVLGLQGDYLEHHQVLRRLGVETVDVRLPQHLEGVDGLIIPGGESTTIGALAERYGLMDPLRRMAEAGKPIWGTCAGMIFLAKDVGRPQPTLGLMDIRVRRNAFGRQIDSFEVDLEIPALARLGDPRPFHAVFIRAPLIEAVGPGVEVLARLEDGSIVAAQQGHLLATAFHPELTEDTRFHRYFLELVRQVARG, from the coding sequence GTGAGGATCGGCGTGTTGGGCCTGCAAGGGGATTATCTGGAGCATCACCAGGTGCTCCGCCGCCTGGGGGTGGAGACGGTGGACGTGCGCCTCCCGCAGCATCTGGAAGGGGTGGATGGCCTGATCATCCCGGGCGGGGAGAGCACGACCATCGGAGCCCTGGCGGAACGCTACGGGTTGATGGATCCCCTCCGCCGCATGGCGGAGGCGGGGAAGCCCATCTGGGGCACCTGCGCCGGCATGATTTTCCTGGCGAAGGACGTGGGGCGGCCCCAGCCCACCCTGGGGCTGATGGACATCCGGGTGCGGCGGAACGCCTTCGGCCGGCAGATCGACAGCTTCGAGGTGGACCTGGAGATCCCGGCCCTGGCCCGCCTGGGCGACCCCCGTCCGTTCCATGCGGTGTTCATCCGGGCGCCCCTCATCGAAGCCGTGGGGCCTGGGGTGGAGGTCCTCGCCCGGCTGGAGGACGGGTCCATCGTCGCGGCGCAGCAGGGGCACCTGCTGGCCACCGCTTTCCATCCGGAGCTGACCGAGGACACTCGGTTCCATCGGTATTTCCTGGAGCTGGTCCGTCAGGTAGCCCGCGGATGA
- the pdxS gene encoding pyridoxal 5'-phosphate synthase lyase subunit PdxS, protein MAQEVQRAYGTVTVKRGLAQMLKGGVIMDVTNAEQAQIAEEAGAVAVMALERVPADIRAQGGVARMADPEKVLEIMEAVTIPVMAKCRIGHYMEARILEALGVDFIDESEVLTPADEQYHINKWEFKVPFVCGARDLGEALRRIAEGAAMIRSKGEAGTGNVVEAVRHARAIMGAIRRIQGMGDEELVAYAREIGAPYELVLETKRLGRLPVVLFAAGGIATPADAALMMWLGMDGVFVGSGIFKSENPYKRARAIVEAVTYWQEPEILAMVSRNLGEPMYGIDIRQLTEAQRLALRGW, encoded by the coding sequence ATGGCGCAGGAAGTTCAGCGCGCTTATGGGACGGTGACGGTGAAGCGGGGGCTGGCCCAGATGCTCAAGGGCGGCGTGATCATGGATGTGACCAACGCGGAGCAGGCGCAGATCGCCGAGGAGGCAGGGGCCGTCGCGGTCATGGCCCTGGAACGCGTCCCCGCGGACATCCGGGCTCAGGGCGGGGTGGCCCGTATGGCGGACCCCGAGAAGGTCCTGGAGATCATGGAGGCTGTGACCATCCCGGTGATGGCCAAGTGTCGCATTGGCCATTACATGGAAGCCCGCATCCTCGAGGCCCTGGGCGTGGATTTCATCGATGAGTCCGAGGTTCTCACCCCCGCCGACGAGCAGTATCACATCAACAAGTGGGAGTTCAAGGTCCCCTTCGTCTGCGGCGCGCGGGATCTCGGGGAGGCGCTCCGGCGGATCGCCGAAGGGGCGGCGATGATTCGCTCCAAAGGGGAGGCGGGGACCGGCAACGTGGTGGAGGCGGTGCGCCACGCCCGGGCCATCATGGGGGCCATCCGGCGCATTCAGGGAATGGGGGATGAGGAGCTGGTGGCCTACGCCCGGGAGATCGGCGCGCCCTACGAGCTGGTCCTGGAGACCAAGCGCCTGGGCCGACTGCCGGTGGTGCTCTTCGCCGCCGGGGGGATCGCCACCCCTGCGGACGCCGCCCTGATGATGTGGCTGGGGATGGACGGCGTCTTCGTGGGGAGCGGGATCTTCAAGAGTGAGAACCCCTACAAGCGGGCGCGAGCCATCGTCGAGGCGGTGACCTACTGGCAGGAGCCGGAGATCCTGGCCATGGTCAGCCGCAACCTCGGCGAGCCCATGTATGGCATCGACATCCGGCAGCTGACTGAAGCTCAGCGCCTGGCCCTGCGGGGCTGGTGA
- a CDS encoding Asp23/Gls24 family envelope stress response protein produces MHEQSALGRIEVLPSAIATVVARALTQCYGVVGLAPHRMTDAVANFFAPDARRSIQIRERPEGLVIDVYLILAHGVRLIAVAHSVQQAIKYQVERIVGLPVAEVNVHIQGLQAPPSSRPGRG; encoded by the coding sequence ATGCACGAACAGAGCGCGCTGGGACGGATTGAGGTCCTGCCTTCCGCGATCGCGACAGTGGTCGCCCGGGCTCTCACCCAGTGCTACGGGGTGGTGGGGTTGGCTCCCCATCGGATGACCGACGCGGTGGCCAACTTCTTCGCGCCCGACGCCCGGCGCAGCATCCAGATCCGGGAACGTCCGGAAGGTCTGGTCATCGACGTGTATCTCATCCTGGCCCACGGCGTCCGCCTGATCGCCGTCGCCCACAGCGTCCAGCAGGCCATCAAATATCAGGTGGAGCGCATCGTCGGCCTGCCGGTCGCCGAGGTGAACGTCCACATCCAGGGCCTGCAAGCACCGCCTTCCTCCCGCCCGGGGCGAGGATGA
- a CDS encoding DAK2 domain-containing protein, whose protein sequence is MEAGEARPIRRPLHEVDGQTFKRMFRAGLLWLRRHHHLVNALNVFPVPDGDTGTNMLLTMEAAWQEIAGMPDREVGAVLQRMARGALMGARGNSGVILSQIWRGMAEAMDHRPTMTAEDLARALQEATRTAYRGVMRPVEGTILTVIREASEAAAEALGRGADIVELLEQVVHRAREAVRRTPELLPILRAAGVVDSGGQGLYLILEGMLRDLRGEPVEPEEPTAESLPSGAPVAQALEPGAEGYGYDVQFILVGRNLDVQRIRRDLEAMGDSVLVVGDANTVKVHLHVHDPGRPLSYAVRWGSLRDVVVEDMQAQYEAFIRERAQTPEPPAPRVAPGQVATLVVVPSAGWGRIFESLGASAVLPGGPTMNPSAQQFIERLEALPTDRIIVLPNHPNVMMAAQQAAQLTPGKQVEILPARTLPQGVAAMVAYRPEADLEDNRRAMEEAISRVRSGALTRATRDAVLEGVTVRRGQWIGLVEDHLVAAGDDLEAVAGKTLEEMGAASAELITLYVGAEAEPDQTASLAEAIRRRYPDCQVEIVEAGQPHYPYILSAE, encoded by the coding sequence GTGGAGGCAGGAGAGGCTCGACCCATCCGCCGTCCGCTGCACGAGGTGGATGGACAGACCTTCAAACGAATGTTCCGGGCCGGGTTGCTCTGGCTCCGCCGGCACCACCACCTGGTAAACGCCCTGAACGTGTTCCCGGTGCCGGACGGGGATACGGGGACGAACATGCTCCTGACCATGGAGGCGGCCTGGCAGGAGATCGCCGGGATGCCGGACCGGGAGGTCGGGGCCGTCCTCCAGCGGATGGCCCGCGGGGCCCTGATGGGCGCCCGGGGGAACTCCGGGGTGATCCTCTCTCAAATCTGGCGCGGGATGGCGGAGGCCATGGATCACCGCCCCACGATGACGGCCGAGGATCTGGCTCGAGCCCTCCAAGAAGCCACCCGCACGGCCTATCGAGGGGTGATGAGGCCGGTGGAGGGAACCATCCTCACGGTGATCCGCGAGGCCAGCGAGGCCGCTGCCGAAGCCCTGGGCCGGGGCGCGGACATCGTAGAGCTGCTGGAGCAGGTGGTTCATCGCGCGCGCGAAGCGGTGCGCCGCACCCCTGAGCTGCTCCCTATCCTGAGGGCGGCAGGCGTGGTGGATTCGGGCGGACAGGGCCTTTACCTGATCCTGGAGGGGATGTTGCGCGATCTGCGCGGGGAGCCCGTGGAGCCGGAAGAACCGACGGCGGAGTCCCTGCCCTCCGGCGCCCCGGTCGCTCAGGCGCTGGAGCCCGGCGCGGAGGGCTACGGCTATGACGTCCAGTTCATCCTGGTCGGCCGGAACCTGGACGTCCAGCGGATCCGCCGCGACCTGGAGGCGATGGGCGACAGCGTCCTGGTCGTAGGGGATGCCAACACGGTCAAAGTGCACCTGCACGTCCATGACCCTGGCCGCCCGCTGAGCTACGCCGTCCGATGGGGGAGCCTGCGGGATGTGGTGGTGGAGGACATGCAGGCTCAGTATGAGGCGTTCATCCGGGAGCGGGCGCAGACCCCAGAGCCCCCCGCCCCGCGGGTGGCGCCCGGCCAGGTGGCCACCCTGGTGGTGGTCCCCAGCGCCGGCTGGGGACGGATCTTCGAGAGCCTGGGGGCCAGCGCGGTTCTGCCCGGCGGGCCTACCATGAATCCCAGCGCCCAGCAGTTCATTGAACGCCTGGAAGCCCTCCCCACGGATCGGATCATCGTGCTGCCGAACCATCCGAACGTGATGATGGCCGCTCAGCAGGCAGCCCAATTGACCCCCGGGAAGCAGGTGGAGATCCTACCGGCCCGCACCCTTCCCCAGGGGGTGGCCGCCATGGTCGCCTACCGGCCGGAAGCGGATCTCGAGGACAACCGGCGGGCGATGGAGGAGGCCATCAGTCGGGTGCGCAGCGGCGCCCTTACCCGGGCCACTCGGGATGCCGTGCTGGAAGGCGTGACCGTCCGCCGGGGCCAGTGGATCGGACTGGTCGAGGATCACCTGGTGGCCGCCGGGGACGACCTGGAAGCGGTGGCCGGAAAGACCCTGGAAGAAATGGGCGCGGCCTCCGCCGAGCTGATCACCCTCTACGTCGGCGCCGAGGCGGAGCCCGACCAGACCGCCTCCCTGGCGGAGGCCATCCGGAGGCGCTATCCGGATTGTCAGGTTGAGATCGTGGAAGCGGGGCAGCCTCATTATCCTTATATTCTGAGCGCGGAATAG
- a CDS encoding DegV family protein, producing MPVRVLVDSAALLDAPDLPGELLIRIPLTIRADHRAFREGIDEIPPDLWPPADRSIGFRLEPPGEEALRELYLRLAPGTSAIVAVLHSGRLSPLVAQAQAAASAVLGRCPVHVLDTQTLGAGQGWMAETALRLAAQGQPAEEIVRRLRGMLSRIYTVFITESLEPLERNRLLSKTQRILGTMLGIRPFLMMEEGALLPLEKARSTEKALEKLLEFAAEFSRAERVAVLYGPARAPQEAHAFAQRLQEVLRARELRVYPYGPSLAAWIGFDGLGVTIQE from the coding sequence ATGCCGGTGCGGGTGCTGGTGGATAGCGCGGCCCTTCTGGACGCTCCCGACCTGCCGGGGGAGCTCCTGATCCGGATCCCCCTGACTATCCGGGCGGATCACCGGGCGTTTCGGGAAGGGATCGACGAGATCCCGCCGGATCTGTGGCCACCGGCGGATCGTTCGATCGGTTTCCGTCTGGAACCGCCGGGCGAGGAGGCGCTGCGGGAGCTTTATCTTCGGCTGGCCCCCGGCACCTCCGCCATCGTAGCGGTGCTGCACTCCGGTCGGCTCTCGCCGCTGGTGGCGCAGGCCCAGGCGGCCGCCTCGGCGGTGCTGGGACGGTGCCCGGTGCATGTGCTGGACACCCAGACGCTGGGGGCGGGGCAGGGATGGATGGCGGAGACGGCGCTCCGGCTGGCTGCCCAGGGTCAGCCCGCGGAGGAGATCGTCCGACGCCTGCGGGGGATGCTCTCCCGGATCTACACTGTCTTCATCACCGAAAGCCTGGAGCCCCTGGAGCGGAACCGCTTGCTGAGCAAGACCCAGCGGATCCTGGGGACGATGCTGGGGATCCGCCCCTTCCTGATGATGGAAGAGGGGGCCCTGCTCCCTCTGGAGAAAGCGCGCTCTACGGAGAAGGCCCTGGAGAAGCTGCTGGAGTTCGCCGCGGAGTTCTCCCGGGCCGAACGGGTGGCGGTTCTGTATGGCCCGGCGCGCGCCCCTCAGGAGGCCCACGCTTTCGCCCAGCGCCTTCAGGAGGTCCTTCGGGCGCGGGAGCTCCGGGTGTATCCCTACGGGCCCTCCCTGGCCGCCTGGATCGGCTTCGACGGCCTGGGCGTGACCATCCAGGAGTAG
- a CDS encoding TIGR01906 family membrane protein — protein MLSRVLSAIVVISVPVVLLLLNVRLLMNDWFIRLEYARPDFPPDLYGMSREERLSLALTGLRSVTQPPGASILREVRFADGRPAFNEREVRHMQDVYVLQGLAFRVGGILTLLLLGAWLCLWFSPGTRTLAWRSLGWGGWLTLGLVLLLTLGFALAFDTAFTLFHRLFFEGDTWLFLPSDTLIRLYPEKFWFDAALFIGGLTMLEAAVLILVTRGRPVS, from the coding sequence ATGCTTTCCCGGGTGCTGTCGGCGATCGTGGTGATCTCTGTTCCGGTTGTGCTGCTTCTCCTCAACGTCCGGTTGCTGATGAACGACTGGTTCATCCGGCTGGAATACGCCCGCCCGGATTTCCCGCCCGACCTTTATGGGATGAGCCGGGAGGAGCGGCTTTCGCTGGCCCTCACCGGCCTGCGCTCCGTCACTCAGCCCCCTGGGGCCAGCATCCTGCGGGAGGTCCGGTTCGCCGACGGACGGCCGGCCTTCAACGAGCGGGAGGTCCGCCACATGCAGGATGTCTACGTCCTGCAGGGCCTCGCCTTCCGGGTCGGCGGGATCCTAACGCTGCTTCTATTGGGCGCGTGGCTGTGCCTGTGGTTCTCCCCGGGAACCCGAACTCTGGCCTGGCGCAGCCTGGGCTGGGGCGGCTGGCTCACCCTGGGGCTGGTGCTGCTGCTCACCCTGGGTTTCGCCCTGGCCTTCGATACCGCCTTCACCCTGTTCCACCGCTTGTTCTTCGAAGGGGACACCTGGCTCTTCCTCCCCAGCGACACCCTGATCCGCCTGTATCCAGAGAAGTTCTGGTTCGACGCGGCCCTCTTCATCGGCGGGCTGACCATGCTGGAGGCCGCCGTGTTGATCCTGGTCACAAGGGGGCGGCCGGTGTCCTGA